One window of Sphingomonas sp. KC8 genomic DNA carries:
- a CDS encoding DUF58 domain-containing protein translates to MIYPTGRAVLLAAAGAPAALVIGVLLPGFWYIGLGWPVFVFALTAIDAVTGAWPREPQAGLAIANTAFVGADISATVRLSFPRAAPRAVDAIVELSPLIDAPAGPRATIILAGQAGAAAIPLVAARRGVARITGLWLRWTGPMGLAWKQRRDPLDTRVIVTPDVRPVRERGAHLFLRSAMHGLIAQLDRGDGAEFESLADFQAGMDRRAIDWKQSARHSRLLAKEYRTERNNNIVFALDAGRTMCEPLGGVPRMDRAVSAALLSAYVALKLGDRVSLFGFDSKPRIASGAVSGARAFGLLQRLAAELDYSEEETNYTLALTTLGGKLNRRSLIVIFTEFSDPTSAELMLRAASRLLDRHLVLFVVLDDQELTDIAAAAPDTADDVSRAVTAAELLRERRIVTTRLRHAGFHVLESPHNRVGLKLVAYYIDLKRRNLL, encoded by the coding sequence TTGATCTATCCCACCGGCCGCGCGGTCTTGCTGGCGGCGGCGGGGGCGCCCGCAGCGCTGGTGATCGGCGTCCTCTTGCCGGGCTTCTGGTATATCGGCCTTGGCTGGCCTGTGTTCGTCTTCGCGCTCACCGCGATTGATGCGGTGACGGGCGCATGGCCGCGCGAACCGCAGGCCGGCCTCGCCATCGCCAACACCGCTTTTGTCGGCGCGGACATATCCGCCACCGTGCGGCTGTCCTTCCCGCGTGCAGCGCCCCGCGCGGTCGACGCGATCGTCGAACTGTCGCCGCTGATCGACGCACCGGCCGGGCCGCGCGCCACCATCATCCTCGCCGGCCAGGCCGGGGCCGCCGCCATTCCGCTGGTCGCCGCACGGCGCGGGGTGGCGCGGATCACCGGCCTGTGGCTGCGCTGGACCGGGCCGATGGGGTTGGCATGGAAACAGCGGCGCGATCCGCTCGACACGCGGGTCATCGTCACCCCCGATGTGCGGCCGGTGCGCGAACGCGGCGCACATCTGTTCCTGCGCAGCGCGATGCACGGGTTGATCGCCCAGTTGGATCGCGGCGACGGGGCCGAATTTGAATCGCTCGCCGATTTTCAGGCCGGCATGGATCGCCGCGCGATCGACTGGAAACAGTCCGCCCGCCATTCCCGGCTGCTCGCCAAGGAATATCGCACCGAACGCAACAACAATATCGTCTTCGCGCTCGATGCCGGGCGCACCATGTGCGAACCACTGGGTGGCGTGCCGCGCATGGATCGCGCCGTGTCTGCGGCGTTGCTCTCGGCCTATGTCGCGCTCAAGCTGGGCGATCGGGTCAGCCTGTTCGGGTTCGATTCAAAGCCCCGCATCGCCAGTGGTGCGGTATCCGGCGCGCGCGCCTTCGGCCTGCTCCAGCGGTTAGCCGCCGAACTCGATTATTCGGAAGAGGAGACGAATTACACGCTCGCGCTCACCACCTTGGGCGGCAAGCTCAACCGTCGCTCGTTGATCGTCATCTTCACCGAATTTTCCGATCCCACCAGCGCCGAACTGATGCTGCGCGCGGCCTCCCGGCTGCTCGATCGCCATCTCGTCCTGTTCGTCGTCCTCGACGATCAGGAATTGACCGATATTGCCGCTGCCGCACCGGACACCGCCGATGATGTATCGCGCGCCGTCACCGCCGCCGAATTGCTGCGCGAACGCCGCATCGTCACCACGCGGCTGCGCCATGCCGGTTTCCATGTGCTGGAATCGCCGCACAACCGGGTCGGGCTGAAACTGGTGGCTTATTATATCGATCTCAAGCGGCGGAACCTGTTGTGA
- a CDS encoding DUF4129 domain-containing protein, which translates to MAAAGNAAGGMDAGDFAAAHDRLRADTAIQFDMPLAPPPAPPPQWLISLLKAVGPYIEYIAWGLLILAALALLYVVARHVIAHGLPFGRTPKTTTPDAAPEWRPEAGPARQLLAEADALAAAGHYAEAVHLLLHRSIEEIERRRPHLVRPAFTSRDIAAADGLPGETRRVFSRIAAIVEASLFGGRAVDAAGWQAARTAYEDFALPQVWR; encoded by the coding sequence TTGGCGGCAGCGGGCAATGCGGCAGGGGGCATGGACGCGGGCGATTTCGCCGCCGCGCATGATCGCTTGCGCGCCGATACCGCGATCCAGTTCGATATGCCGCTGGCCCCGCCACCCGCACCGCCGCCGCAATGGCTGATCAGCCTACTGAAGGCGGTTGGCCCCTATATCGAATATATCGCCTGGGGCCTGCTGATCCTCGCCGCGCTGGCCTTGCTCTATGTGGTCGCCCGCCACGTCATCGCCCACGGCCTGCCCTTTGGCCGCACCCCCAAAACAACCACCCCCGACGCCGCACCCGAATGGCGGCCCGAAGCCGGCCCTGCGCGCCAGTTGCTGGCCGAAGCCGACGCGCTCGCCGCCGCCGGCCATTATGCCGAGGCGGTCCACCTCCTCCTCCACCGCAGCATCGAGGAAATCGAGCGCCGCCGCCCGCACCTCGTCCGCCCGGCTTTCACCAGCCGCGATATCGCCGCCGCCGATGGCCTGCCCGGCGAAACCCGCCGCGTCTTTTCACGGATTGCCGCGATCGTCGAAGCCAGCCTGTTCGGCGGCCGCGCGGTCGATGCCGCCGGCTGGCAGGCCGCGCGCACCGCTTATGAAGATTTCGCTTTGCCACAGGTGTGGCGATGA
- a CDS encoding class II aldolase/adducin family protein translates to MASASPCPAGISAPEWAARQQLAACYRVFDLLGWTELIFNHITLRVPGEDGAFLINPFGLHFSEVTASNLIKIDLAGNTLCESQWGVNLAGFVQHAAFHAHLPDAHCVMHTHTTAGMAVAALEDGLSISNFYAGQLAGLVAYHDFEGITVRDDEAPRLIADLGPRRLMILRNHGLLAMGSTVPEAFLRLWVLERACQIQMASAPMGALREIPADVLAVHQRDQGKLVRPGAFGEAEFNALVRQVDRRDKGWRD, encoded by the coding sequence ATGGCCAGCGCGTCCCCCTGCCCCGCGGGCATAAGCGCGCCCGAATGGGCCGCCCGTCAGCAGCTTGCCGCCTGTTACCGGGTGTTCGACCTGCTCGGCTGGACCGAACTGATCTTCAACCACATCACCCTGCGCGTGCCCGGCGAAGACGGCGCCTTCCTGATCAATCCCTTCGGATTGCATTTCAGCGAGGTCACCGCGTCCAACCTGATCAAGATCGATCTGGCCGGCAACACACTTTGCGAATCGCAATGGGGCGTAAATCTGGCCGGATTCGTCCAGCACGCCGCCTTCCATGCCCATCTGCCCGATGCGCATTGCGTGATGCACACCCACACCACCGCCGGCATGGCCGTCGCAGCCCTCGAAGATGGCCTGTCGATCAGCAATTTCTACGCCGGCCAGCTTGCCGGGCTGGTCGCCTACCATGATTTCGAAGGCATCACCGTGCGCGACGACGAAGCGCCCCGTCTGATCGCCGATCTTGGCCCCCGCCGGCTAATGATCCTGCGCAACCACGGCCTGCTGGCGATGGGATCGACAGTGCCCGAGGCGTTCCTACGCCTCTGGGTGCTGGAACGCGCCTGCCAGATCCAGATGGCGTCCGCACCCATGGGGGCTTTGCGCGAAATCCCCGCCGATGTGCTGGCCGTCCACCAGCGCGATCAGGGCAAGCTCGTCCGCCCCGGCGCGTTCGGCGAGGCCGAATTCAACGCCCTCGTCCGGCAGGTCGACCGGCGGGACAAAGGCTGGCGGGACTGA
- a CDS encoding M16 family metallopeptidase: MLRFVSGSVAAILLSATSPIALHAAAPAPVSELVKAVDIPYEQFTLANGLRVIVHEDRKAPIVAVSVWYHIGSKDEPKGKTGFAHLFEHLMFNGSENANMDFFKPLEQVGATDLNGTTWFDRTNYFETVPTGALETALFLESDRMGHLLGAIDKTKLDNQIGVVQNEKRQGDNEPYGLVEYAQLQALFPEGHPYRHSTIGSMADLSAASLDDVKNWFRSHYGPNNAVLVLAGDIDAKTAKPLVEKWFGAIPRGPETARPAVTIPTLPAPVDQVMKDRVATTRIMRSWAVPGLNDPDTVNLDVAMSVLGGLSSSRLDNALVRKEKIAVAVSASVQEFEKMSIVEISANVKPGIDPKIVAARLDALIADFIKNGPTADEVKRAATREVAGRIGGLESVGGFAGKAVALAEGEVYSGDPAKYKKDLAEFAAATPEKVAAATRKWLSRPAYRLTIEPGERSEADIAIAGGIRSAPRYYLDPKSEGGAAAPAASQATVDRSKFPDVQPIGDLEFPAIERTTLSNGMQVTLARRTTVPTVRIAVAFDAGNAADPKAKLGTQALTLSLLDEGTKTRNSIQIAEEQERLGASIGSSASMDRTSVSLFALKANLAPSLDLLADVLKNPAFEPAEVERLRAQLVTSIAAENTQPRGIARRVIPELLYGKLHPYGVPLSGSGTEAGVKSVTRDDLFAFHQAWLRPDNGKIFVAGDVTLAEITPLLEARFGQWKAPASPKGAKLFRMDRMARPPRIVLIDRPQSPQSFIMAGQLLPFKGTDDPVTFTTANEVVGGSFLSRLNMDLREDKGWAYGAFTTASLVRDTMPFYLIAPVQTDRTGDSIAAAIGDVKAFLTTKGVDAEERERTINNQIRSLPGSFETSGDLLGGLMTIDTFGRPDDYYTRLADRYRAITAADMDKAARAAIRPDDLIWVVVGDAAKVRPQLEKLKSQGINLPIEEMKPGS; this comes from the coding sequence ATGCTGCGCTTCGTTTCCGGCTCCGTCGCCGCGATCCTTTTGTCTGCCACATCCCCCATCGCCCTTCACGCCGCCGCACCTGCGCCGGTGAGCGAACTGGTGAAAGCGGTGGATATTCCATACGAGCAATTCACCCTGGCGAACGGCCTGCGCGTGATCGTGCATGAAGACCGCAAGGCGCCGATCGTGGCGGTGTCCGTCTGGTATCATATCGGATCGAAGGACGAGCCCAAGGGCAAGACCGGCTTTGCCCATCTGTTCGAACATCTGATGTTCAACGGGTCCGAAAATGCGAACATGGATTTCTTCAAGCCGCTGGAACAGGTGGGCGCGACCGACCTGAACGGCACCACCTGGTTCGACCGCACCAATTATTTCGAAACGGTGCCGACCGGCGCGCTGGAAACCGCGCTGTTCCTGGAATCGGATCGCATGGGCCATTTGCTGGGCGCGATCGACAAGACCAAGCTGGATAACCAGATCGGCGTCGTCCAGAACGAAAAGCGGCAGGGCGACAACGAGCCGTACGGGTTGGTCGAATATGCCCAGTTGCAGGCCTTGTTCCCCGAAGGGCACCCGTATCGCCATTCGACGATCGGTTCGATGGCCGATCTTTCAGCGGCCAGCCTGGACGATGTAAAAAACTGGTTCCGGTCGCATTATGGCCCGAACAATGCAGTGCTGGTGCTGGCCGGCGATATCGACGCGAAGACCGCCAAGCCGCTGGTGGAAAAATGGTTCGGCGCGATCCCGCGCGGGCCGGAAACGGCGCGACCGGCGGTGACGATCCCGACGTTGCCCGCCCCCGTCGATCAGGTGATGAAGGACCGCGTTGCCACCACCCGGATCATGCGTAGCTGGGCGGTGCCCGGCCTGAACGACCCGGACACGGTGAACCTGGATGTGGCGATGTCCGTGCTTGGCGGGCTTTCGTCGTCGCGGCTGGATAATGCGCTGGTGCGCAAGGAGAAGATCGCGGTCGCGGTTTCTGCCAGCGTGCAGGAATTCGAGAAGATGTCGATCGTCGAGATTTCGGCGAACGTGAAGCCGGGGATCGACCCCAAGATCGTCGCGGCGCGGCTGGATGCGCTGATCGCCGATTTCATCAAGAATGGCCCGACCGCCGACGAGGTGAAGCGCGCCGCCACCCGCGAAGTGGCCGGCCGCATCGGCGGGCTGGAATCGGTGGGCGGGTTCGCCGGCAAGGCAGTCGCGCTGGCCGAAGGCGAGGTTTATTCGGGCGATCCGGCCAAATATAAGAAGGATCTGGCCGAATTTGCGGCGGCAACGCCGGAAAAGGTGGCGGCCGCGACGCGCAAATGGCTGAGCCGCCCGGCTTATCGCCTGACGATCGAACCGGGCGAACGCAGCGAAGCGGATATCGCGATCGCCGGCGGCATCCGTTCGGCACCGCGTTATTATCTCGATCCCAAGAGCGAAGGCGGTGCTGCGGCCCCGGCGGCATCGCAGGCCACCGTCGACCGCAGCAAATTCCCCGACGTGCAGCCGATCGGCGACCTGGAATTCCCGGCGATCGAACGGACGACCCTGTCCAACGGCATGCAGGTGACGCTGGCGCGGCGCACGACAGTGCCGACGGTGCGGATCGCCGTCGCGTTCGACGCGGGCAATGCCGCCGATCCCAAGGCGAAGCTGGGCACGCAGGCGCTGACGCTTTCGCTGCTGGACGAAGGGACCAAGACGCGCAATTCGATCCAGATCGCCGAGGAACAGGAGCGTCTGGGCGCGAGCATCGGTTCGAGCGCGAGCATGGACCGGACGAGTGTCAGCCTGTTCGCGCTGAAGGCCAATCTGGCTCCGTCGCTGGATCTGCTGGCCGATGTGCTGAAAAACCCGGCGTTCGAGCCGGCCGAGGTGGAACGCCTGCGCGCGCAACTCGTGACGTCGATCGCGGCGGAAAACACCCAGCCACGCGGCATCGCGCGCCGCGTGATCCCCGAACTGCTGTACGGCAAGCTGCATCCTTATGGCGTGCCTTTGTCCGGCAGCGGCACCGAAGCGGGGGTGAAATCCGTCACCCGCGACGATCTGTTCGCGTTCCATCAGGCCTGGCTGCGGCCGGACAATGGCAAGATCTTCGTTGCCGGCGATGTGACGCTGGCCGAAATCACGCCGCTGCTGGAAGCGCGGTTCGGCCAGTGGAAGGCGCCGGCAAGCCCCAAGGGCGCCAAGCTGTTCCGGATGGACCGGATGGCGCGTCCGCCACGGATCGTGCTGATCGATCGGCCGCAAAGCCCGCAATCCTTCATCATGGCCGGCCAGTTGCTGCCGTTCAAAGGCACCGACGATCCCGTCACCTTCACCACCGCGAATGAAGTGGTGGGCGGCAGTTTCCTGTCGCGGCTGAACATGGACCTGCGCGAGGACAAGGGCTGGGCCTATGGCGCGTTCACCACGGCGAGCCTGGTGCGCGATACCATGCCATTTTACCTGATCGCGCCGGTGCAGACCGACCGCACCGGCGATTCGATTGCCGCTGCGATCGGCGACGTCAAAGCCTTCCTCACCACCAAGGGCGTGGATGCGGAGGAACGCGAGCGGACGATCAACAACCAGATCCGGTCGCTGCCGGGATCGTTCGAAACCAGCGGCGATCTGCTGGGCGGGCTGATGACGATCGACACGTTTGGCCGGCCGGACGATTATTATACGAGGCTGGCCGATCGCTATCGCGCGATCACCGCCGCGGACATGGACAAGGCCGCCCGCGCCGCGATCCGCCCCGATGATCTGATCTGGGTGGTGGTGGGCGATGCCGCCAAGGTGCGGCCGCAACTGGAAAAACTGAAAAGCCAGGGCATCAACCTGCCGATCGAGGAGATGAAGCCGGGTTCTTGA
- a CDS encoding GIY-YIG nuclease family protein — protein MIQGGWTYILTNKPKGVLYIGVTADLAARTMQHRAGAGSAFCRKYGLDRLVLVEPHSSMLEAIGREKALKAWQRAWKIRLIEQANPDWQDLFERIL, from the coding sequence ATGATCCAAGGCGGTTGGACCTATATCCTGACGAATAAGCCGAAGGGGGTGCTCTATATCGGCGTCACCGCCGATCTGGCCGCGCGTACGATGCAACATCGCGCAGGTGCGGGTTCGGCCTTCTGTCGGAAATATGGTCTCGATCGGCTGGTCTTGGTCGAGCCGCATAGCAGCATGCTCGAGGCGATTGGCCGTGAAAAGGCCTTGAAGGCCTGGCAACGGGCGTGGAAAATCCGGTTGATCGAACAAGCCAATCCCGATTGGCAGGATCTGTTTGAACGCATCCTTTAG
- a CDS encoding FKBP-type peptidyl-prolyl cis-trans isomerase: MSVTAVPLRPIKKGSLAKLWIGIGLLTAIGIGVAFVTTQSAIVAAQTPEEFLAANGARAGIVTLPSGLQYEVLKEGDGPKPTPADLTVVNYEGKLAKTGATFDASERHGGPATLPVTGLIPGWTEGVQLMKQGAKYRFWIPPALGYGEQGAGPNGEIPPNAVLLFDLELLAVQPGAMPAMPGMGAMGGGDPHGHGGAVPPPTGM; this comes from the coding sequence ATGTCCGTGACCGCTGTTCCGTTGCGTCCGATCAAAAAGGGCTCGCTCGCGAAATTGTGGATCGGCATCGGCCTGCTGACCGCGATCGGTATCGGCGTGGCGTTCGTCACCACGCAATCGGCGATCGTCGCCGCGCAGACGCCGGAAGAATTTCTGGCGGCCAATGGCGCGCGGGCAGGCATCGTGACGCTGCCGTCGGGCCTGCAATATGAAGTGCTGAAAGAAGGCGACGGCCCCAAGCCGACGCCAGCCGATCTGACCGTCGTCAATTATGAAGGCAAGCTCGCCAAGACCGGCGCTACCTTCGACGCGTCGGAACGTCATGGCGGCCCGGCGACCCTGCCCGTGACCGGCCTGATCCCCGGCTGGACCGAAGGCGTGCAGCTGATGAAGCAGGGTGCCAAGTACCGCTTCTGGATCCCGCCGGCACTGGGCTATGGCGAACAGGGCGCCGGCCCGAACGGCGAAATTCCGCCGAACGCGGTGCTGCTGTTCGATCTGGAACTGCTGGCCGTCCAGCCCGGCGCGATGCCGGCGATGCCCGGCATGGGCGCGATGGGCGGCGGCGATCCCCATGGCCATGGCGGCGCGGTTCCCCCACCGACTGGCATGTAA
- a CDS encoding AAA family ATPase, whose product MKVEDVKALADRIRGEIGKAVVGQEETVELMLVALFASGHILLEGPPGTAKTFLAQCFARAIGLDFGRIQFTPDLMPGDILGANLFNFQTSSFTLTRGPIFTDLLLADEINRTPPKTQAALLEAMQERTVTIDGETLPLGARFMVVATQNPIEQQGVYPLPEAQLDRFLFKQTVDYPAEAEERRIIATHGARFGAPRPDDWGVTACADAATIDTAIAAVAEVRLVDEVIDYIVALIRATRDVADLENGASPRAGAMLAAAARARAALDGRDFVIPDDVKALASAVLRHRVILSPAAEIDGRQVEAVVADIIERIEAPR is encoded by the coding sequence GTGAAGGTTGAGGATGTGAAGGCGCTGGCGGACAGGATCCGTGGCGAAATCGGCAAGGCCGTCGTCGGGCAGGAAGAGACGGTCGAACTGATGCTCGTCGCCTTGTTCGCGTCGGGCCACATCCTGCTCGAAGGGCCGCCGGGCACCGCCAAGACCTTCCTCGCCCAATGTTTCGCCCGCGCGATCGGGCTGGATTTCGGGCGCATCCAGTTCACGCCCGATCTGATGCCCGGCGATATCCTCGGCGCGAACCTGTTCAATTTCCAGACGAGCAGCTTCACCCTCACGCGCGGGCCGATCTTCACCGATCTGCTGCTGGCCGACGAAATCAACCGCACCCCGCCCAAGACGCAGGCCGCCTTGCTGGAAGCGATGCAGGAACGCACCGTCACCATCGACGGCGAAACCCTGCCGCTGGGCGCGCGCTTCATGGTCGTGGCCACGCAAAACCCGATCGAACAGCAGGGCGTCTATCCTCTGCCCGAAGCCCAGCTCGATCGGTTCCTGTTCAAACAGACGGTGGATTATCCGGCCGAAGCCGAAGAACGCCGCATCATCGCCACCCATGGCGCGCGGTTCGGCGCGCCACGCCCCGATGATTGGGGCGTCACCGCCTGCGCCGACGCCGCCACGATCGACACCGCGATCGCCGCCGTCGCCGAAGTCCGGCTGGTGGATGAGGTGATCGATTATATCGTCGCGCTCATCCGCGCGACGCGCGACGTCGCCGATCTCGAAAATGGCGCGTCGCCACGTGCCGGGGCCATGCTGGCGGCGGCGGCCCGCGCCCGCGCCGCGCTCGACGGGCGCGATTTCGTGATCCCCGATGATGTAAAGGCGCTGGCGTCCGCTGTGCTGCGCCACCGCGTCATCCTGTCGCCCGCCGCCGAAATCGATGGCCGGCAGGTGGAGGCCGTCGTCGCCGACATCATCGAACGGATCGAGGCGCCGCGTTGA
- a CDS encoding stage II sporulation protein M — translation MNARLPVSAGDPVATARRFRDAHEGDWRRLEHLLAIAEQRSLKALDDDELMALPVLYRQALSSLSVARETSLDRALVEYLESLCARAYFFLYGVRTSAGTRLAQFFLHDWPAAIRALWPETIAALLLTLAGMVAAYVLVAHDSTWFYSIIPADLASGRDPTASAAQLRDTLYGGGGQDGLSIFATFLFTHNAQVAILAFALGFAFGVPSALLLVYNGCMMGAFFALFVPHGLGVALGGWLAIHGTTEMLAIILSGAAGLRIGRAIAFPGQRSRLRAASDAGKGSATAMAGVVVMLMVAGLLEGIGRQRIDADAIRYMIGGAMLLLWLAYFYAPRKAGRHG, via the coding sequence GTGAACGCGCGTCTGCCCGTCAGCGCAGGCGATCCCGTCGCCACCGCCCGCCGTTTCCGCGACGCGCATGAAGGCGATTGGCGGCGGTTGGAACATCTGCTCGCCATCGCGGAACAGCGCTCGCTCAAGGCCCTCGACGATGATGAACTCATGGCCCTGCCCGTCCTCTACCGTCAGGCGCTTTCGTCGCTGTCGGTCGCGCGCGAAACCTCGCTCGATCGCGCACTCGTCGAATATCTCGAAAGCCTGTGCGCGCGGGCCTATTTCTTCCTCTATGGCGTACGCACGTCGGCGGGCACGCGGCTGGCGCAGTTCTTCCTCCACGATTGGCCGGCCGCGATCCGCGCGCTGTGGCCCGAAACGATCGCCGCCCTGCTGCTCACGCTTGCCGGGATGGTCGCGGCCTATGTGCTGGTCGCCCATGATTCGACCTGGTTCTATTCGATCATCCCCGCCGATCTCGCCAGCGGGCGCGATCCCACTGCGTCGGCCGCGCAACTGCGCGACACGCTCTATGGCGGCGGCGGGCAGGATGGGCTGAGCATCTTCGCCACCTTCCTGTTCACCCATAATGCGCAGGTCGCGATCCTCGCCTTCGCGCTCGGTTTTGCCTTCGGCGTGCCATCGGCGCTGCTGCTGGTTTACAATGGCTGCATGATGGGCGCGTTCTTCGCTTTGTTCGTGCCGCACGGGCTGGGCGTGGCCCTGGGCGGGTGGCTGGCGATCCACGGGACCACCGAAATGCTCGCCATCATCCTGTCGGGCGCGGCGGGCCTGCGCATCGGCCGGGCGATCGCCTTTCCCGGCCAACGATCGCGGCTGCGCGCGGCATCCGATGCGGGCAAGGGATCCGCCACCGCGATGGCCGGGGTCGTCGTCATGCTGATGGTCGCCGGCCTGCTCGAAGGGATCGGCCGCCAGCGGATCGATGCGGATGCGATCCGCTACATGATCGGTGGCGCGATGCTGTTGCTGTGGCTCGCTTATTTCTACGCCCCCCGCAAGGCCGGCCGGCATGGCTGA
- a CDS encoding RDD family protein, translating to MAEYRDPAMRRRFVTPEGVDLGLTLATAGDRAAAFMVDAAIIIGSLVLFTIGLAIVGAWFGGATGRFAIIIWLLGFFVARNGYFILFEMGARAATPGKRRAGLRVVARNGGRLTGDAVIARNLMREIEVFLPLSFLGYQAGEGLADTATTLFGLCWSGLFLFFPLLNKDRLRIGDLLAGTWVVRAPKTELTLDLIGQGAARRGPHYIFTDAQLDAYGVLELQTLEDVIRQSDWTTMQQVAETIRTKIGWTGPAGDVDFLQAYYQALRLRLERGLLFGRRRMDKHDRR from the coding sequence ATGGCTGAGTACCGCGATCCCGCCATGCGCCGCCGCTTCGTCACGCCCGAAGGGGTGGATCTGGGCCTGACGCTGGCCACCGCCGGCGATCGCGCGGCGGCCTTCATGGTCGATGCCGCGATCATCATTGGGTCGCTCGTCCTGTTCACCATCGGGCTGGCGATCGTCGGCGCATGGTTTGGCGGGGCAACCGGCCGGTTCGCGATCATCATCTGGCTCTTGGGCTTCTTCGTCGCCCGCAACGGTTATTTCATCCTGTTCGAAATGGGTGCGCGCGCCGCCACCCCCGGCAAGCGCCGCGCTGGCTTGCGCGTCGTCGCGCGCAATGGCGGGCGGCTGACCGGCGATGCGGTGATCGCGCGCAACCTGATGCGCGAAATCGAGGTGTTCCTCCCCCTTTCCTTCCTCGGCTATCAGGCGGGCGAAGGGCTGGCGGACACCGCGACCACCCTATTCGGCTTGTGCTGGAGCGGGCTGTTCCTGTTCTTCCCCTTGCTCAACAAGGATCGGCTGCGGATCGGCGATCTGCTTGCTGGCACCTGGGTGGTACGCGCGCCGAAAACCGAACTCACCCTCGATCTGATCGGCCAGGGCGCCGCCCGGCGCGGGCCGCACTATATCTTCACCGACGCCCAGCTCGATGCCTATGGCGTACTCGAACTGCAGACCCTGGAAGATGTGATCCGCCAGAGCGACTGGACAACGATGCAGCAGGTGGCCGAAACGATCCGCACCAAGATCGGCTGGACGGGGCCGGCCGGCGACGTGGATTTCCTGCAGGCTTATTATCAGGCGCTGCGCCTCAGGCTGGAACGCGGGCTGTTGTTCGGCCGCCGCCGCATGGACAAGCATGACCGGCGATGA
- the rpsU gene encoding 30S ribosomal protein S21, whose product MQIIVRDNNVDQALRALKKKLQREGVYREMKLRRHYEKPSEKRARERAAAIRRARKLERKRAERDGVR is encoded by the coding sequence ATGCAAATCATCGTTCGCGACAATAATGTCGACCAGGCGCTGCGGGCGCTCAAGAAGAAGCTGCAGCGTGAAGGCGTCTATCGCGAGATGAAGCTTCGCCGTCACTACGAAAAGCCGTCGGAAAAGCGTGCGCGTGAACGCGCCGCCGCGATCCGCCGCGCCCGCAAGCTGGAACGCAAGCGCGCCGAGCGCGACGGCGTACGGTAA